A part of Lacibacter sp. H407 genomic DNA contains:
- the porV gene encoding type IX secretion system outer membrane channel protein PorV produces the protein MRKRNAYLLCSMLLGMSVQTFAQQPINVVTTAVPMLRISPDARAGGMGDMGIATSPDANSSFWNQAKIPFAKERSAIALTYTPWLKDLGLNDVFIATVAGYHQIDELQAISGSMRYFNLGNIQFTDFAGNDLQQFRPREWSLDAGYSRKLSDQIGIGIALRFIYSNLANGNTNGVTYKPGTAVAGDISFYYNGLNDVGTGFTAGAVMSNLGSKIAYTNDARGKDYIPANLGIGGMYTKAIDEINSISFGIDINKLLVPTPPTDTSGAARDNYRNKSVVGSWFSSFGDAPGGFGEELKEFQISTGLEYGYNNQFFARAGYFYEAKTKGNRRFFSVGAGVKYNKLGFNFSYLVPTGQGINRNPLSNTTRFSLLFDLGGDGSGTVE, from the coding sequence ATGAGAAAAAGAAACGCATATCTTTTATGCAGCATGCTGCTTGGCATGTCCGTTCAAACCTTTGCCCAACAACCGATCAATGTTGTAACCACTGCTGTACCTATGCTGCGTATTTCGCCCGATGCACGTGCAGGTGGTATGGGTGATATGGGAATTGCCACATCACCTGATGCAAATTCATCGTTTTGGAACCAGGCAAAAATTCCGTTTGCAAAAGAACGTTCAGCGATCGCTCTCACATATACACCATGGTTAAAAGATCTTGGACTGAATGATGTATTCATTGCCACAGTTGCCGGGTATCATCAAATAGATGAACTCCAGGCAATTTCCGGTTCAATGCGTTATTTCAATCTTGGTAATATCCAGTTTACCGATTTTGCCGGTAACGATCTGCAACAATTCCGACCTCGTGAGTGGTCGTTAGATGCAGGCTATAGCCGCAAACTGAGTGATCAGATCGGTATTGGTATTGCTTTACGATTCATTTATTCAAATCTGGCAAATGGTAATACCAATGGTGTTACTTACAAGCCCGGTACTGCAGTTGCCGGCGATATCTCATTTTACTATAATGGATTGAATGATGTTGGTACAGGTTTTACAGCCGGAGCTGTAATGAGTAACCTGGGAAGTAAGATTGCTTACACCAACGATGCACGTGGTAAAGATTATATTCCTGCAAATCTTGGTATTGGCGGTATGTACACCAAAGCAATTGACGAGATCAACTCTATCAGTTTTGGTATTGATATCAATAAACTGTTAGTGCCTACTCCTCCAACTGATACATCGGGTGCAGCGAGAGATAATTATCGTAATAAAAGTGTGGTGGGCAGTTGGTTCTCTTCATTCGGTGATGCACCGGGTGGATTTGGCGAAGAGTTAAAAGAGTTCCAGATCTCTACTGGTCTTGAGTACGGTTACAATAATCAGTTTTTTGCACGTGCAGGTTATTTTTATGAAGCAAAAACAAAAGGGAACCGTCGCTTCTTTAGTGTAGGTGCCGGTGTCAAATACAATAAACTTGGTTTTAACTTCTCGTACTTAGTACCAACAGGTCAGGGAATTAATCGTAATCCTTTAAGTAATACAACACGCTTCAGTTTGTTGTTTGATTTGGGTGGCGATGGCAGCGGAACCGTTGAATAA
- the dut gene encoding dUTP diphosphatase — protein MTVKIINQSNNPLPAYATEGSSGMDIRAFVTEPVTLQPLERALVPTGLFIALEDGYEAQIRPRSGLAIKQGITCLNTPGTIDADYRGEIKIILINLSNEIQSVNNGDRIAQMVIQKVEKIDWSLAVELEQTERSDGGFGSTGKQ, from the coding sequence ATGACCGTTAAGATCATTAATCAATCAAACAATCCATTACCGGCGTACGCAACCGAAGGCAGCAGCGGTATGGATATTCGTGCATTTGTTACCGAACCGGTTACACTTCAACCATTGGAACGGGCATTGGTCCCTACCGGATTATTTATTGCATTGGAAGATGGATATGAAGCACAGATACGGCCAAGAAGCGGATTAGCAATTAAACAGGGAATTACCTGTTTAAATACACCCGGCACCATTGATGCAGATTACCGTGGAGAAATTAAGATAATTTTAATCAACCTCAGTAACGAAATACAGTCTGTTAATAATGGAGACCGCATTGCACAAATGGTTATCCAGAAAGTAGAAAAAATTGATTGGAGCCTTGCCGTTGAACTGGAACAAACAGAACGCAGTGATGGTGGCTTTGGCAGCACAGGAAAACAATAA
- the ispF gene encoding 2-C-methyl-D-erythritol 2,4-cyclodiphosphate synthase, with amino-acid sequence MAFRIGSGVDYHQLAEGRKLFIGGVEIPHHKGSVGHSDADVLLHAICDAMLGALALGDIGTHFPDTSAAYKDIDSKILLQQSFDKIKEKGYRVVNVDSTLCLQAPKIKPYIATMQSTIAAILELDTDAVSVKATTTEQMGFVGREEGVVAYATVLLEK; translated from the coding sequence ATGGCATTCAGAATTGGTTCAGGCGTTGATTATCATCAATTGGCAGAAGGTAGAAAACTTTTTATCGGCGGTGTTGAAATACCACATCACAAAGGTTCGGTGGGGCATAGTGATGCAGATGTATTGCTACATGCCATCTGCGATGCAATGCTGGGAGCGTTAGCGTTAGGCGATATTGGTACACATTTTCCTGATACATCTGCTGCGTACAAAGACATTGACAGTAAGATTTTGTTGCAGCAAAGTTTTGATAAGATCAAGGAGAAAGGCTACCGTGTAGTGAATGTAGACAGTACACTTTGTTTGCAGGCGCCTAAGATCAAACCTTATATTGCAACAATGCAGTCAACCATTGCTGCGATACTTGAGTTGGATACAGATGCTGTATCAGTAAAAGCAACTACTACTGAACAAATGGGTTTTGTAGGAAGAGAAGAAGGGGTGGTGGCCTATGCAACAGTATTGTTGGAAAAATAA
- the porU gene encoding type IX secretion system sortase PorU codes for MRYTTALLLGCILFFSGTAQRIYRSNSVLASGEWYKISVKEPGVYRVNISLLQSLGVNVSNLQSSSIRLYGNGGEMLPEQNTIILLDDLTENAIQVVDGGDAVMNGSDYFLFYSNGPQQWIKDSTNKRFSHRKNLYSNEAFYFINIGGSGLRIQNRTFGGAPNRIVTAFQDRYFHEQDTINFLRSGKEWYGEEFSNTPGSTTTRTFSINVPNLLPAPVQLVSNVAARSNGASSSFLIRVNNAAVAQHTVSSVGTGTYDPVASAHQVVTSFNASQSTIALQYNYQTGSVNAQGWLNWFELFPQRQLSMNSVDQLLFRDWETVGSGNVAEFRLQGAVSNTLVWDITDPLRPQNMTGLLSGNELRFVNTAERLREYVAFNQQNFLQPVAVGKIANQDLHGAPTTNYIIVAHPSLLQEAQRLANWHRQNQSLTVIAVSTEQVYNEFASGSPDAAAIRNFVKMFYDRAGADTTKRPRYLLLFGDASYDYLNRINGNTNLVPCYESEASLDPLATYTSDDFFGLLDDQDDINRSFPVSLLDIGIGRIPAKTLAEAKSVVDKIIRYHAKESFGPWRNDITLVADDEDNNIHLDDAELHASVIQQNKTFNVPKIYLDAYRQQSGSGGSRYPDVNQAINSKVFAGTLIWNYSGHGGSRRLAGEAILDQDMVNTWNNPNKLPLFITATCDFAPYDNPLINSLGENILLRERTGAIALMTTTRVVFAFSNRIMNNNYFKQALQPDANGVFPTLGEAMKRAKNFTYQTFGDIINNRKFTLLGDPAVRLGFPTLKVKTTAINNQLPVADTLKALDRYTIKGEVTDAAGNRINNFNGNVYPVIYDKVQQVKTIGNDAGSVVTDFDQQSNIIFKGKAKVTNGEFSYSFVVPKDINYQFGNGKISYYAENGNVDGNGAETTIVVGGASENPVTDNNGPGIKAYLNDEKFVNGGITNETPVLFLKLSDSSGINTVGTGIGHDLTATLDDDNSQFFVLNDYYEADADSYQQGTVRFQLPVLTEGLHVLKIKAWDVQNNSNEYRLEFRVVKDQELKLERVYNYPNPFTTRTTFMFEHNRPGDNLQVLIRIFSVSGKIVKTIQRTINNDGNRSFDIEWDGRDDYGAKIGRGVYIYQLEVKDSNGKKQTAIQKLVLL; via the coding sequence ATGCGATACACCACTGCCCTGTTACTTGGCTGCATTTTATTTTTTTCCGGTACTGCTCAGCGCATCTATCGCAGCAATTCCGTATTGGCAAGCGGAGAATGGTATAAGATATCTGTAAAAGAACCCGGGGTGTACAGGGTCAATATTTCTTTGCTGCAGTCGTTGGGGGTAAATGTCAGCAATCTGCAAAGCAGTAGTATCCGGCTGTATGGAAATGGCGGGGAAATGTTGCCGGAACAGAATACCATTATTCTGTTGGACGATCTCACAGAAAATGCCATCCAGGTAGTGGACGGCGGCGACGCTGTGATGAATGGCAGCGATTATTTTCTGTTTTACAGCAATGGTCCGCAGCAATGGATCAAAGATTCAACGAACAAGCGCTTCAGCCATCGAAAGAATTTATACAGTAACGAAGCTTTCTATTTCATCAATATCGGTGGTAGTGGGTTGCGTATTCAAAACCGAACATTTGGTGGAGCTCCCAACCGAATTGTTACGGCTTTTCAAGACCGCTATTTTCATGAACAGGATACCATCAATTTTTTACGGAGTGGAAAAGAGTGGTATGGCGAAGAATTCAGCAACACACCCGGTAGTACAACCACAAGAACGTTTTCGATCAATGTGCCAAATCTATTGCCTGCGCCTGTGCAGTTGGTTTCTAATGTGGCTGCCCGGAGTAACGGTGCGTCCAGTTCTTTTTTAATAAGAGTCAATAATGCGGCTGTTGCACAGCATACCGTTTCATCTGTAGGTACGGGCACCTACGATCCGGTGGCGTCGGCACATCAAGTCGTTACCTCTTTCAATGCGTCGCAATCAACGATCGCATTACAATACAATTACCAAACAGGCAGTGTTAATGCACAGGGCTGGCTCAATTGGTTCGAATTGTTTCCGCAGCGTCAACTTAGTATGAATTCAGTTGATCAATTACTGTTCAGAGATTGGGAAACTGTCGGGTCCGGCAACGTTGCCGAATTTCGGCTACAGGGTGCCGTAAGTAATACGTTGGTGTGGGATATAACCGATCCGTTGCGTCCACAGAACATGACCGGTTTACTAAGCGGCAATGAATTAAGGTTTGTCAATACAGCAGAACGTCTGCGTGAATATGTTGCTTTCAATCAGCAGAATTTTTTACAACCGGTTGCCGTAGGAAAAATTGCAAACCAGGATTTACATGGCGCACCAACAACAAATTACATTATTGTAGCGCATCCCTCATTACTGCAGGAAGCGCAGCGGCTGGCAAACTGGCATCGCCAAAATCAAAGCCTTACGGTAATAGCAGTAAGTACGGAACAAGTATATAATGAATTCGCTTCCGGTTCGCCGGATGCTGCAGCGATCCGCAATTTTGTAAAAATGTTTTATGATCGTGCCGGCGCAGATACTACAAAACGCCCACGTTATTTATTGTTGTTTGGAGATGCGTCGTACGATTATCTTAACCGCATCAATGGCAATACCAACCTTGTTCCATGTTATGAAAGTGAAGCATCATTAGACCCCTTGGCAACGTACACTTCAGATGATTTTTTTGGTTTGCTGGATGACCAAGATGACATCAATCGTTCCTTTCCTGTAAGTCTGTTAGATATCGGCATTGGTCGTATTCCTGCGAAGACTTTAGCAGAAGCGAAATCTGTGGTGGATAAGATCATCCGTTATCATGCCAAAGAAAGTTTTGGCCCGTGGCGGAATGATATCACATTGGTGGCTGATGATGAGGATAACAATATTCATTTGGATGATGCGGAGCTGCATGCATCAGTAATTCAGCAAAACAAAACATTCAATGTTCCCAAAATTTACCTGGATGCATATCGTCAACAGAGTGGAAGTGGCGGTAGTCGATACCCCGATGTAAACCAAGCCATCAACAGTAAAGTATTTGCGGGTACTTTAATCTGGAATTACAGCGGACATGGTGGCAGCAGGCGCCTGGCAGGCGAAGCCATCCTTGATCAGGACATGGTCAATACATGGAATAATCCGAATAAACTGCCATTGTTTATTACCGCTACCTGCGATTTTGCGCCTTACGATAATCCTTTAATAAATTCTCTGGGTGAAAATATTTTATTACGGGAACGCACAGGTGCAATTGCATTGATGACCACCACTAGAGTGGTATTTGCATTCAGCAACCGCATCATGAATAACAATTATTTCAAGCAGGCCTTGCAACCTGATGCAAATGGCGTTTTTCCAACATTAGGAGAAGCGATGAAACGGGCAAAGAATTTTACGTATCAAACGTTTGGAGATATTATTAACAACAGAAAATTCACATTGCTGGGCGATCCTGCTGTTCGTTTAGGATTTCCAACGTTGAAAGTAAAAACAACTGCTATCAATAACCAACTACCTGTTGCAGATACATTAAAAGCATTGGACAGATATACAATTAAAGGTGAAGTAACAGATGCAGCCGGTAACCGTATCAATAATTTTAACGGTAACGTATATCCTGTTATTTATGATAAAGTGCAACAGGTAAAAACAATCGGCAACGATGCCGGAAGTGTTGTAACAGATTTTGATCAGCAATCAAACATCATTTTCAAAGGCAAAGCAAAAGTTACAAATGGTGAATTCAGTTACAGTTTTGTTGTGCCAAAAGATATCAACTATCAATTTGGAAATGGCAAGATCAGTTATTATGCAGAGAATGGCAACGTTGACGGCAACGGTGCCGAAACAACAATTGTTGTTGGTGGAGCAAGTGAAAATCCTGTAACAGATAATAACGGACCGGGAATAAAAGCATACCTCAACGATGAAAAATTTGTAAACGGTGGTATCACAAATGAAACGCCAGTTTTGTTTCTAAAGCTCTCTGATTCAAGTGGTATCAATACTGTAGGAACGGGCATAGGACACGATCTTACAGCAACATTGGATGATGATAACAGTCAGTTCTTTGTATTGAATGATTATTATGAAGCCGATGCAGATAGCTATCAGCAGGGAACAGTTCGCTTTCAACTGCCTGTATTAACGGAAGGCTTGCATGTGTTGAAGATAAAAGCATGGGATGTACAAAACAACAGCAATGAATACCGTCTTGAATTTCGTGTAGTGAAAGATCAAGAATTAAAACTGGAACGTGTATACAATTATCCCAATCCGTTTACTACACGAACCACCTTTATGTTTGAGCACAACAGACCCGGCGATAACCTGCAAGTACTCATCCGCATTTTTTCTGTATCAGGAAAAATTGTAAAAACAATTCAACGTACAATAAATAATGACGGAAACCGTTCTTTTGACATTGAGTGGGACGGTCGTGATGATTACGGTGCAAAAATTGGTCGGGGTGTATATATCTACCAACTGGAAGTAAAAGATTCAAATGGTAAAAAACAAACCGCCATACAAAAGTTGGTTCTGCTCTGA
- a CDS encoding SUMF1/EgtB/PvdO family nonheme iron enzyme codes for MKNLFRIQNLGILLIGATLITSCNLFKKKPEKSASTGWTYNDPNGSGFRVSKEKEQKTGPGLVFVEGGTFTMGAVEEDVMRDWNNIPRRVTVASFYMDESEVANVHYREYLFWLDRVFMDTAITNRALPDTLVWRSELAYNEPYVEYYFRHPSYNLYPVVGVSWKQAYDYCLWRSDRVNENILYEKGITNKKAELQKQMQGGGQDNFNTKAYLLGEYQATPGKNIKNYKDPITKQVPTSISFEEGLILPDYRLPTEAEWEYAAYGYIAQNPNPRRSEKKRGEELTANKQVYPWAQNVNGLRDARRSSWQGQFLANFKRGSGDNMGVAGGLNDRAVITGPVKAFYPNGFGLFNMAGNVSEWVADVYRPMTPSDGDDFNYYRGNNFQRMDLSTGKAERDSMGRIKYRDETEDEVKNRRNYQKGYAIDYLDGDSLSAVQYGYGVTTLVSDKSRVYKGGSWNDRAYWLSPGARRFLEEDQSSSQIGFRCAMTRYGSAEGNGRKTGNWFGKRKQNNRKRN; via the coding sequence ATGAAAAACCTTTTCCGCATTCAGAATCTAGGTATCCTATTAATTGGGGCTACACTTATTACCTCTTGTAATTTATTCAAGAAGAAACCGGAGAAATCGGCTTCAACCGGATGGACGTACAATGATCCAAACGGTAGCGGTTTCCGTGTATCAAAAGAAAAGGAGCAGAAAACTGGTCCCGGACTCGTGTTTGTTGAAGGTGGAACCTTCACCATGGGTGCTGTTGAAGAAGATGTGATGCGTGACTGGAATAACATTCCACGTCGTGTAACCGTCGCTTCATTTTATATGGACGAATCAGAAGTTGCGAATGTTCACTACCGTGAATATCTCTTTTGGCTCGACCGTGTGTTCATGGATACAGCCATCACCAACCGTGCTTTACCCGATACTTTAGTTTGGAGAAGCGAGCTGGCATACAACGAACCTTACGTTGAATACTATTTCCGCCACCCTTCTTACAACCTATACCCTGTGGTGGGCGTAAGCTGGAAACAAGCTTACGACTATTGCTTGTGGCGTAGTGATCGCGTAAACGAAAACATCCTTTACGAAAAAGGTATCACCAACAAAAAAGCTGAGCTGCAAAAACAAATGCAAGGCGGCGGACAGGATAACTTTAATACAAAAGCATATCTGTTAGGTGAATACCAGGCAACTCCCGGCAAAAACATCAAAAATTATAAAGATCCGATCACGAAGCAGGTTCCGACAAGTATCAGCTTTGAAGAAGGTCTGATTTTACCTGATTACCGTCTGCCTACAGAGGCAGAGTGGGAATATGCCGCATATGGTTATATCGCACAAAACCCGAACCCACGTCGTAGCGAAAAGAAACGTGGTGAGGAGTTAACTGCAAACAAACAGGTATATCCTTGGGCACAGAATGTAAATGGTTTGCGTGATGCACGCAGAAGCAGCTGGCAGGGTCAATTCCTAGCTAACTTCAAGCGTGGATCTGGTGATAACATGGGTGTTGCCGGTGGTTTGAACGACCGTGCGGTAATTACCGGTCCAGTAAAAGCTTTCTATCCAAATGGTTTTGGCTTATTTAATATGGCAGGTAATGTGAGCGAGTGGGTAGCCGACGTTTACAGACCAATGACACCAAGTGATGGTGACGATTTCAACTACTATCGTGGTAATAATTTCCAGCGTATGGATTTGAGTACCGGTAAAGCTGAAAGAGATTCAATGGGCCGTATCAAATACCGTGATGAAACAGAAGACGAAGTAAAGAACCGTCGTAACTATCAAAAAGGGTATGCAATAGATTACCTTGATGGTGATTCATTAAGTGCTGTTCAATACGGATATGGCGTTACTACATTGGTAAGCGATAAGAGCCGTGTGTACAAAGGTGGTAGCTGGAACGATCGTGCTTATTGGTTAAGTCCTGGCGCACGCCGCTTCCTGGAAGAAGATCAAAGCAGTTCACAAATCGGTTTCCGTTGTGCCATGACACGTTACGGAAGTGCAGAAGGTAACGGACGCAAAACCGGTAACTGGTTTGGAAAAAGAAAACAAAACAATCGCAAAAGAAATTAA
- a CDS encoding UDP-N-acetylmuramoyl-tripeptide--D-alanyl-D-alanine ligase codes for MHIEKLYQLFLQHPSVQTDTRKLTAGDLYFALKGENFNGNNFAKQALQKGAAYAIVDEKIEQADHRIIQVEDVLQTLQQLAKHHRQQFNSSPSGSQVPFLAITGSNGKTTTKELVHAVLSSHFKTYTTEGNLNNHIGIPLTLLKVKADAEIAVIEMGANHQKEIASYCTYALPTHGLINNVGKAHLEGFGGIEGVKKGKGELFDFIRSTNGSIFINTDLDYLEEMSRGISNKITYGTNHAQTTGRLISSEPFLVVNIDSDEAIGEINTHLVGDYNLPNVLAAVCVGAHFGVPAHKIKAAIENYLPSNSRSQLLEKDSNKIILDAYNANPSSMKLAIENFAKLPAEKKVLMLGAMAELGDESSAEHQAIVDLIQQFNWDAVVLVGGDFTKINHPFLSFSNSTEAGQWFQNQQFAHTHLLIKGSRSMKMEQILL; via the coding sequence ATGCACATCGAAAAATTGTATCAACTTTTTTTGCAACACCCAAGTGTACAAACGGATACCCGTAAGCTCACAGCCGGTGATCTGTACTTTGCGCTGAAAGGTGAAAATTTCAATGGCAACAATTTTGCGAAACAGGCATTGCAAAAAGGTGCAGCCTATGCAATTGTGGATGAAAAAATTGAGCAAGCTGATCACAGAATCATTCAGGTTGAAGACGTGCTCCAAACACTTCAACAATTAGCCAAACATCATCGGCAACAATTCAACAGCTCGCCTTCCGGCAGTCAGGTTCCCTTTTTAGCGATTACCGGAAGTAATGGGAAAACAACTACTAAAGAACTGGTGCATGCAGTTTTATCATCGCATTTCAAAACCTATACCACCGAAGGAAATCTCAACAACCACATTGGCATACCACTTACCCTGTTAAAAGTAAAGGCTGATGCAGAAATTGCAGTGATAGAAATGGGCGCCAATCATCAGAAAGAAATTGCCTCCTATTGTACCTACGCTTTGCCTACCCATGGTTTGATCAACAATGTGGGCAAAGCTCACCTCGAGGGTTTTGGCGGAATTGAGGGTGTAAAAAAAGGAAAAGGAGAATTGTTTGACTTTATCCGTTCAACCAATGGCAGCATTTTTATCAATACCGACCTCGATTACCTTGAAGAGATGAGTAGAGGTATAAGCAATAAGATCACCTATGGAACCAACCATGCACAAACAACAGGCAGGCTCATCAGCAGCGAACCGTTTCTTGTGGTGAACATTGACAGTGACGAAGCCATTGGTGAAATCAATACACATTTGGTAGGCGATTATAATCTGCCGAATGTATTGGCTGCTGTTTGTGTAGGTGCACATTTTGGCGTTCCCGCACATAAAATCAAGGCTGCAATTGAGAATTACCTACCCTCCAACAGCCGTTCGCAGTTACTTGAAAAAGACAGCAATAAGATCATTCTCGATGCTTACAATGCCAATCCCAGCAGCATGAAGCTGGCTATTGAAAACTTTGCCAAATTACCCGCCGAAAAAAAGGTATTGATGCTGGGTGCCATGGCTGAGCTGGGTGATGAGAGTTCAGCCGAACACCAGGCGATTGTTGACCTGATCCAGCAATTCAACTGGGATGCAGTTGTACTGGTAGGCGGTGATTTTACAAAAATCAACCATCCATTTCTTTCTTTTTCCAACTCTACAGAAGCCGGACAATGGTTTCAAAATCAACAATTTGCCCACACCCACCTACTCATTAAGGGCTCCCGAAGCATGAAAATGGAACAGATCCTTTTATAA